From Rhodococcus antarcticus, the proteins below share one genomic window:
- a CDS encoding DUF4333 domain-containing protein — translation MSTPYNPNEPQQGGGSPQPYQGSYGAPEQGSDPQQPQRGGYGQQGDQPQQPWGQQPQQPWGQQPQQGGYGQQPQQPWGQQGGYGQQPQQPWGQQGGYGQQQPYGQSPFGGAPAKSGSKLPLIIGGVVALVVVIVLVLGFTGPAFFTGGKTFDQTALQSGVQGILTSSYGQKVDSVTCPAAQKVETGSTFTCRASIGGKDTPVTVTVKDSGGTYEVARP, via the coding sequence ATGAGCACCCCGTACAACCCGAACGAGCCGCAGCAGGGCGGGGGCTCACCGCAGCCGTACCAGGGTTCCTACGGTGCGCCGGAGCAGGGTTCGGACCCGCAGCAGCCCCAGCGGGGCGGCTACGGCCAGCAGGGTGACCAGCCCCAGCAGCCGTGGGGCCAGCAGCCCCAGCAGCCGTGGGGCCAGCAGCCCCAGCAGGGCGGCTACGGCCAGCAGCCCCAGCAGCCGTGGGGCCAGCAGGGCGGCTACGGCCAGCAGCCCCAGCAGCCGTGGGGCCAGCAGGGCGGCTACGGCCAGCAACAGCCCTACGGCCAGAGCCCGTTCGGTGGCGCGCCCGCGAAGAGCGGGAGCAAGCTGCCGCTGATCATCGGCGGGGTGGTGGCTCTGGTGGTCGTCATCGTGCTCGTTCTCGGGTTCACCGGTCCGGCGTTCTTCACGGGCGGCAAGACGTTCGACCAGACGGCGCTGCAGAGCGGGGTGCAGGGGATCCTCACCAGCAGCTACGGGCAGAAGGTCGACTCCGTCACCTGCCCGGCCGCCCAGAAGGTCGAGACGGGCAGCACGTTCACCTGCCGGGCCAGCATCGGCGGCAAGGACACGCCCGTGACCGTGACGGTGAAGGACAGCGGCGGCACCTACGAGGTGGCCCGCCCCTGA
- a CDS encoding GNAT family N-acetyltransferase, whose amino-acid sequence MPAVPVVLSAERHREAAEVFGGAYLVGPVTDRMWSRSAATYKGSTVHAVLEDDDSIGAVARAFDVTLAVPGGCVPAAGVSSVGVRADRRRRGHLRSLMTAQLEHLRAAGAVAATLRATEATIYERFGYGVASSYGTLTVDRARARLRAGAAPERALRLVNPTAALQLLPQVHDRLVRSRPGAISRPTWWWTNQVARMLDKDEPLWVLCTEDGDGEVDGWVVYTATHTDTASGEHRAQVSVIDLVGATPEVELALWQAAMAIDLAETVVAQGRPLDDGLPLALVDPRAARLSAVEDETWLRLLDVPTALSARTYGSADAVVLGVDDQLVPGNSGRYRVGPDGAERTEAAVEVEIGVSELASVYLGGTRFAALATAGRVRGDAPALRRADLLFAADRAPWSGTYF is encoded by the coding sequence GTGCCTGCCGTCCCCGTCGTCCTGTCCGCCGAGCGCCACCGGGAGGCCGCGGAGGTCTTCGGCGGCGCGTACCTCGTCGGTCCGGTCACCGACCGCATGTGGTCCCGCTCGGCAGCCACGTACAAGGGCAGCACGGTGCACGCCGTGCTCGAGGACGACGACAGCATCGGCGCCGTGGCCCGTGCGTTCGACGTGACGCTCGCCGTTCCCGGCGGTTGCGTCCCCGCCGCCGGGGTGAGCAGCGTCGGGGTCCGCGCTGATCGTCGTCGGCGCGGCCACCTGCGCTCGCTGATGACCGCACAGCTGGAGCACCTGCGCGCAGCAGGTGCGGTCGCCGCGACCCTGCGGGCCACCGAGGCCACGATCTACGAGCGCTTCGGCTACGGGGTGGCCAGCTCCTACGGCACGCTGACCGTCGACCGGGCCCGGGCTCGGCTGCGGGCGGGGGCGGCGCCGGAGCGCGCGCTGCGCCTGGTGAACCCCACCGCTGCGCTGCAGCTGCTGCCGCAGGTCCACGACCGGTTGGTGAGGTCCCGGCCGGGCGCCATCAGCCGTCCCACGTGGTGGTGGACCAACCAGGTGGCGCGGATGCTCGACAAGGACGAGCCGCTGTGGGTGCTGTGCACCGAGGACGGCGACGGCGAGGTGGACGGGTGGGTGGTCTACACCGCCACCCACACCGACACCGCGAGCGGGGAGCACCGCGCTCAGGTCAGCGTGATCGACCTGGTGGGCGCAACCCCCGAGGTGGAGCTCGCGCTCTGGCAGGCGGCCATGGCCATCGACCTCGCCGAGACGGTGGTCGCCCAGGGACGGCCCCTCGACGACGGCCTCCCGCTGGCGCTCGTCGACCCCCGCGCGGCACGCCTGTCGGCGGTGGAGGACGAGACGTGGCTGCGGCTGCTCGACGTGCCCACCGCACTGTCCGCGCGGACCTACGGGTCCGCGGACGCCGTGGTGCTCGGGGTCGACGACCAGCTGGTGCCGGGGAACTCCGGTCGCTACCGGGTGGGTCCGGACGGTGCCGAGCGGACCGAGGCGGCCGTGGAGGTCGAGATCGGGGTGTCCGAGCTGGCGTCGGTGTACCTGGGCGGCACCCGGTTCGCGGCGCTGGCCACGGCCGGACGGGTCCGTGGCGACGCCCCCGCGCTGCGCCGGGCCGACCTGCTGTTCGCCGCTGATCGGGCACCCTGGTCGGGCACCTACTTCTAG
- a CDS encoding 5'-3' exonuclease has product MLLDGASLWFRAFHGLPTSLTGPDGRPVNAVRGFTDMVASLVRREHPGRLVVCLDLDWRPRWRVDLVPSYKAHRAVAGTDHTEDAPDELAHQVPVILEVLAAAGIATAGAADMEADDVLGTLAARERTDPVVVVSGDRDLLQVVADDPVPVRVLYVGRGLAKAEMFGPAEVAQRYGVPAGRAGTAYVELALLRGDPSDGLPGVTGIGEKTASRLLLEHGSLAAIRTAVDDPGSSLARGPRARLADARDYLDAALPVVRVVTDAPVQLSGSDVLPDTPVDPAALVALAQRWGLSSSLKRLVDAMAERR; this is encoded by the coding sequence ATGCTGCTGGACGGCGCCAGCCTGTGGTTCAGGGCCTTCCACGGGCTCCCCACCTCGCTCACCGGTCCCGACGGGCGCCCGGTCAACGCCGTCCGCGGGTTCACCGACATGGTCGCCTCGCTGGTGCGCCGCGAGCACCCGGGGCGGCTCGTGGTCTGCCTGGACCTGGACTGGCGGCCCCGGTGGCGGGTGGACCTGGTGCCCTCCTACAAGGCTCACCGCGCGGTGGCGGGCACCGACCACACCGAGGACGCCCCCGACGAGCTCGCACACCAGGTACCGGTGATCCTCGAGGTGCTCGCGGCCGCCGGGATCGCCACGGCCGGGGCGGCCGACATGGAGGCCGACGACGTGCTCGGCACCCTGGCCGCGCGGGAGCGCACCGACCCGGTCGTGGTGGTGAGCGGGGACCGGGACCTGCTGCAGGTGGTCGCCGACGACCCGGTGCCGGTGCGGGTGCTCTACGTGGGCCGCGGTCTGGCCAAGGCCGAGATGTTCGGCCCCGCCGAGGTGGCGCAGCGCTACGGGGTGCCCGCAGGGCGGGCCGGGACGGCGTACGTGGAGCTCGCGCTGCTGCGCGGTGACCCCTCCGACGGCCTGCCCGGGGTGACCGGAATCGGCGAGAAGACGGCCTCGCGGCTGCTGCTGGAGCACGGGTCGCTGGCCGCGATCCGGACCGCCGTGGACGACCCCGGCTCGTCGCTGGCCAGAGGTCCGCGCGCCCGGCTGGCCGACGCCCGGGACTACCTCGACGCGGCGCTGCCCGTGGTGCGGGTGGTCACCGACGCGCCCGTGCAGCTCTCCGGCAGCGACGTCCTCCCCGACACCCCCGTCGACCCTGCCGCGCTCGTGGCCCTGGCGCAGCGGTGGGGCCTGTCGAGCTCGCTGAAGCGCCTCGTGGACGCCATGGCCGAGCGTCGCTGA
- a CDS encoding pyridoxamine 5'-phosphate oxidase family protein — MTHSPADLNADALELLTVRHLATLTTLRSDGSPHVVPVGFTWDPERRLARVITSGTSVKARLAARGGRVAICQVDGARWLTLEGTSSVSDDPAAVADAVARYAARYRQPRVNPARVVVEVAVTRVLGSASLLAP, encoded by the coding sequence GTGACCCACTCCCCCGCCGACCTGAACGCCGACGCGCTCGAGCTCCTCACCGTGCGCCACCTCGCCACCCTGACGACGCTGCGCAGCGACGGCAGCCCGCACGTGGTGCCGGTCGGCTTCACCTGGGACCCCGAGCGCCGCCTCGCCCGCGTCATCACCAGCGGGACCAGCGTGAAGGCGCGGCTCGCGGCGCGCGGTGGCCGGGTCGCGATCTGCCAGGTCGACGGCGCACGGTGGTTGACCCTGGAGGGCACCAGCTCGGTCTCCGACGACCCCGCCGCAGTTGCCGACGCCGTCGCCCGGTACGCCGCCCGCTACCGCCAGCCGCGGGTGAACCCCGCCCGCGTGGTGGTCGAGGTGGCCGTGACCCGCGTCCTCGGCTCAGCCTCCCTGCTCGCCCCCTAG
- the pip gene encoding prolyl aminopeptidase encodes MSGDELENHEVPFDEGMLDVGDGNRVHYSQHGDPDGKPVVMVHGGPGSGCTTAMARALHPAYRMVLLDQRGCGLSTPHASDPATDLSVNTTEHLVADLERLRGHLGIERWMLTGGSWGSTLALAYAQRHPERVTEIVLSAITTTRRSEVDWLYRGAGRFFPEQWEAFRDGVDEPDRDGDTPHLLAAYGRLLADPDPRVRQRAAVRWATWEDAVLSTETTGTPNLYGDRPDDALVALARICAHYYGHGAWLEEGALVRAAGRLAGIPGVLVHGRLDLSGPADTAWELARAWPGAELHVVEGAGHKGHPEKRVIMQEAMSRFATRA; translated from the coding sequence GTGAGCGGCGACGAGCTGGAGAACCACGAGGTCCCCTTCGACGAGGGGATGCTCGACGTCGGCGATGGCAACCGGGTGCACTACTCCCAGCACGGTGACCCGGACGGCAAGCCCGTGGTCATGGTGCACGGTGGGCCCGGCTCCGGGTGCACCACCGCCATGGCACGGGCCCTGCACCCCGCCTACCGGATGGTGCTGCTCGACCAGCGCGGCTGCGGGCTGAGCACCCCGCACGCCAGCGATCCGGCCACCGACCTGTCGGTGAACACCACCGAGCACCTGGTGGCCGACCTGGAGCGCCTCCGCGGTCACCTGGGCATCGAGCGGTGGATGCTCACCGGCGGCTCCTGGGGCTCGACCCTGGCGCTGGCCTACGCGCAGCGCCACCCGGAGCGGGTCACCGAGATCGTGCTGTCGGCCATCACCACCACCCGCCGCAGCGAGGTGGACTGGCTCTACCGGGGGGCGGGCCGCTTCTTCCCCGAGCAGTGGGAGGCCTTCCGCGACGGGGTGGACGAGCCCGATCGTGACGGGGACACCCCGCACCTGCTCGCGGCGTACGGACGCCTGCTCGCCGATCCCGACCCGCGGGTGCGCCAGCGCGCCGCGGTCCGCTGGGCCACCTGGGAGGACGCGGTGCTCTCCACCGAGACCACCGGCACACCGAACCTGTACGGAGACCGGCCCGACGACGCCCTGGTCGCCCTCGCCCGGATCTGCGCGCACTACTACGGGCACGGGGCCTGGCTGGAGGAGGGCGCGCTGGTCCGCGCCGCCGGCAGGCTCGCCGGTATCCCCGGGGTGCTGGTGCACGGTCGCCTCGACCTCAGCGGCCCCGCGGACACCGCCTGGGAGCTGGCCCGGGCGTGGCCGGGCGCGGAGCTGCACGTGGTCGAGGGAGCCGGACACAAGGGCCACCCGGAGAAGCGGGTGATCATGCAGGAGGCGATGAGTCGCTTCGCGACCCGTGCGTGA
- a CDS encoding metallopeptidase TldD-related protein produces MIPAQDLVESALSQSSADGCVVLVTDASEASLRWANSTMTTNGVSTSRSWAVVSVLGTSVGVVTSTSVDPAEVTAVVRASEEAARAAGPARDAAPLVTGGAEEAGWDGAAAQTDVTVFDTLATELAAGFRGQDVLYGFAEHQLHTTWLGSSTGLRRRFTQPTGSVEVNAKRDGSSAWGGVSTRDFTDVDLPSILADLSTRLGWGRTQVELPAGRYETLLPPSAAADLMIYLAWSMEGRGAQEGHTALSRAGGTRIGEKLTDLPLTLAFDPHAPGLEYAPFVATTHSDDSTSVFDNGLAAERVELVRDGVVNALTYPRAAATEFGAPVAVPGDNLLLTGGSGATIGDMVASTERGLLLTCLWYIREVDPATLLVTGLTRDGVYLVEDGKVIGEVNNFRFNESPLDLLRRVTEVGATERTLAREWKDWFTRTAVGPMRIPDFHMSSTSRAR; encoded by the coding sequence ATGATCCCCGCACAGGACCTCGTCGAGTCCGCCCTCTCGCAGTCCTCCGCCGACGGGTGCGTGGTGCTGGTCACCGACGCCTCCGAGGCCTCGCTGCGGTGGGCGAACTCCACCATGACCACGAACGGCGTGAGCACCTCGCGCTCCTGGGCCGTGGTGAGCGTGCTCGGCACGAGCGTCGGCGTCGTCACCTCCACCAGCGTCGACCCGGCCGAGGTCACCGCCGTGGTCCGCGCCAGCGAGGAGGCGGCCCGGGCGGCCGGACCCGCACGTGACGCCGCCCCCCTGGTCACCGGGGGTGCGGAGGAGGCCGGCTGGGACGGTGCGGCCGCGCAGACCGACGTCACGGTCTTCGACACCCTGGCCACCGAGCTCGCCGCCGGGTTCCGGGGCCAGGACGTGCTGTACGGCTTCGCCGAGCACCAGCTGCACACCACGTGGCTGGGCAGCTCCACCGGGCTGCGCCGCCGCTTCACCCAGCCCACGGGCTCGGTGGAGGTCAACGCGAAGCGGGACGGCTCCAGCGCCTGGGGCGGGGTGAGCACCAGGGACTTCACCGACGTGGACCTGCCCAGCATCCTCGCCGACCTCTCCACCCGCCTCGGCTGGGGTCGCACGCAGGTGGAGCTGCCCGCCGGGCGCTACGAGACGCTGCTGCCGCCGTCGGCCGCCGCGGACCTGATGATCTACCTGGCGTGGTCCATGGAGGGCCGTGGTGCCCAGGAGGGCCACACCGCCCTCTCCCGGGCCGGCGGCACCCGCATCGGGGAGAAGCTCACCGATCTGCCGCTCACCCTGGCCTTCGACCCGCACGCCCCGGGCCTGGAGTACGCGCCGTTCGTGGCCACCACCCACTCCGACGACTCCACCTCGGTGTTCGACAACGGACTGGCGGCCGAGCGGGTGGAGCTGGTCCGCGACGGGGTGGTCAACGCCCTGACCTACCCGCGGGCCGCGGCCACCGAGTTCGGCGCGCCGGTGGCCGTCCCCGGGGACAACCTGCTGCTCACCGGCGGGTCCGGTGCGACCATCGGGGACATGGTCGCGAGCACCGAGCGCGGGCTGCTGCTGACGTGCCTGTGGTACATCCGCGAGGTCGACCCGGCCACGCTGCTCGTCACCGGGCTCACCCGGGACGGGGTGTACCTCGTGGAGGACGGCAAGGTCATCGGCGAGGTGAACAACTTCCGGTTCAACGAGAGCCCGCTGGACCTGCTGCGGCGGGTCACCGAGGTCGGTGCCACCGAGCGCACCCTGGCGCGGGAGTGGAAGGACTGGTTCACCCGCACCGCCGTCGGGCCGATGCGGATCCCGGACTTCCACATGTCGTCCACCTCGCGAGCTCGGTAG
- a CDS encoding TldD/PmbA family protein — protein MSPRAVNPEFLALPLRAVADAGLGRARELGATHADVRVHRLLTQDLSLRDGAVQSAIDSSSVGFAVRVVVDGTWGFASHAELSPAVAVATAERAVQVARALRALNADPVVLAAEVVHGSLDAPSTYVSPYEVDPFTVPTADKVALLGEYCGRLLASDGVDHVSASCLQVKEQTFYADLAGTCTVQQRVRLHPEVEATTVDRSAGAFETMRTLAPPVGRGWEYLGGGTWDWDAELAQIPELLAEKVKAPSVVGGPTDLVIDPSNLWLTIHESIGHATEYDRAIGYEAAYAGTSFATPDLLGTLRYGTDVMHVTADRTTPHGLSSVGWDDDGVSGQDWDLVRDGVLVGYQLDRVFAPRLGLERSNGCSYADSPHHVPIQRMANVSLQPDPVTDTTTEELISRVQDGVYVVGDKSWSIDMQRYNFQFTGQRFYKITDGVLSGQLRDVAYQATTTEFWGSMEAVGGPSTWRLGGAFNCGKAQPGQVAAVSHGCPSALFRGINVLNTRNEAGA, from the coding sequence GTGAGCCCCCGCGCGGTCAACCCCGAGTTCCTGGCCCTGCCGCTGCGAGCGGTGGCCGACGCGGGGCTGGGCCGGGCCCGCGAGCTGGGCGCCACCCACGCCGACGTCCGCGTGCACCGGCTGCTGACCCAGGACCTCAGCCTGCGCGACGGGGCCGTCCAGTCGGCGATCGACTCGTCCAGCGTCGGGTTCGCGGTCCGTGTGGTGGTGGACGGCACCTGGGGCTTCGCCAGCCACGCCGAGCTCAGCCCCGCTGTCGCGGTCGCCACGGCGGAGCGCGCCGTCCAGGTGGCCCGGGCGCTCCGCGCGCTCAACGCCGACCCGGTGGTGCTCGCCGCGGAGGTCGTGCACGGCTCGCTGGACGCCCCGTCCACCTACGTCTCGCCGTACGAGGTGGACCCGTTCACCGTGCCCACCGCGGACAAGGTGGCGCTGCTGGGCGAGTACTGCGGGCGGTTGCTCGCCTCGGACGGCGTGGACCACGTCAGCGCGTCCTGCCTGCAGGTCAAGGAGCAGACGTTCTACGCCGACCTCGCGGGCACCTGCACCGTGCAGCAGCGCGTGCGGCTGCACCCGGAGGTGGAGGCCACCACCGTCGACAGGTCGGCCGGTGCCTTCGAGACGATGCGCACCCTCGCTCCGCCGGTGGGGCGCGGCTGGGAGTACCTGGGCGGCGGCACCTGGGACTGGGACGCCGAGCTCGCGCAGATCCCCGAGCTGCTGGCCGAGAAGGTGAAGGCGCCCAGCGTGGTCGGGGGCCCGACGGACCTCGTCATCGATCCCTCGAACCTGTGGCTGACCATCCACGAGTCCATCGGCCACGCCACCGAGTACGACCGGGCGATCGGCTACGAGGCGGCCTACGCGGGCACCTCGTTCGCCACCCCCGACCTGCTCGGGACCCTGCGCTACGGCACCGACGTCATGCACGTCACGGCCGACCGCACCACGCCGCACGGGTTGTCCTCCGTCGGCTGGGACGACGACGGGGTGTCCGGCCAGGACTGGGACCTCGTCCGCGACGGGGTGCTGGTGGGGTACCAGCTGGACCGGGTGTTCGCCCCGCGACTCGGGCTGGAGCGCTCCAACGGCTGCTCCTACGCCGACTCCCCGCACCACGTGCCCATCCAGCGGATGGCGAACGTGAGCCTGCAGCCGGACCCCGTCACCGACACCACCACCGAGGAGCTGATCTCGCGCGTGCAGGACGGCGTGTACGTCGTCGGCGACAAGTCGTGGTCGATCGACATGCAGCGCTACAACTTCCAGTTCACCGGCCAGCGGTTCTACAAGATCACCGACGGCGTGCTCTCCGGCCAGCTCCGCGACGTCGCCTACCAGGCGACGACCACCGAGTTCTGGGGCTCGATGGAGGCGGTGGGCGGGCCGTCCACGTGGCGCCTGGGCGGTGCCTTCAACTGCGGCAAGGCCCAGCCCGGCCAGGTCGCCGCGGTCAGCCACGGCTGCCCGTCCGCCCTGTTCCGCGGCATCAACGTCCTCAACACCCGGAACGAGGCAGGCGCATGA